The following proteins come from a genomic window of Trifolium pratense cultivar HEN17-A07 linkage group LG4, ARS_RC_1.1, whole genome shotgun sequence:
- the LOC123919513 gene encoding uncharacterized protein LOC123919513 isoform X2 encodes MEGNNKQNDSSSSFVYELFGPKETHSSSSFGVLGSMFSSQSPNVLGKEPVLSEVSEKTIKERWDTILGTHTHGGISKGYGGEFQKTQTKDKMSSIYQDQRIEPCNLSSSIFYGGQDIINHVQSTQNERKNLLPKNGGEDDLGIASRGDWWKGGPYY; translated from the exons ATGGAAGGAAATAATAAGCAAaatgattcttcttcttcatttgtTTATGAGCTTTTTGGCCCCAAAGAGACAcactcatcttcttcttttggAGTTCTTGGCTCTATGTTTTCTTCTCAATCCcctaat GTGTTAGGAAAAGAACCTGTCCTCTCTGAAGTGAGTGAAAAAACCATCAAGGAAAGATGGGACACTATACTTGGAACACATACACATG GTGGCATCTCCAAGGGCTATGGGGGTGAATTTCAAAAAACACAAACTAAAGATAAGATGAGTTCCATCTATCAAGATCAAAGAATTGAACCATGTAATCTCAGCTCATCAATATTTTATGGTGGCCAGGACATAATTAATCATGTTCAAAGCAcacaaaatgaaagaaagaactTATTG CCCAAGAATGGTGGAGAAGATGATTTAGGTATTGCTTCAAGAGGGGATTGGTGGAaag GGGGTCCCTATTATTAA
- the LOC123919513 gene encoding uncharacterized protein LOC123919513 isoform X1, with amino-acid sequence MEGNNKQNDSSSSFVYELFGPKETHSSSSFGVLGSMFSSQSPNVLGKEPVLSEVSEKTIKERWDTILGTHTHGGISKGYGGEFQKTQTKDKMSSIYQDQRIEPCNLSSSIFYGGQDIINHVQSTQNERKNLLPKNGGEDDLGIASRGDWWKVDIIVSTML; translated from the exons ATGGAAGGAAATAATAAGCAAaatgattcttcttcttcatttgtTTATGAGCTTTTTGGCCCCAAAGAGACAcactcatcttcttcttttggAGTTCTTGGCTCTATGTTTTCTTCTCAATCCcctaat GTGTTAGGAAAAGAACCTGTCCTCTCTGAAGTGAGTGAAAAAACCATCAAGGAAAGATGGGACACTATACTTGGAACACATACACATG GTGGCATCTCCAAGGGCTATGGGGGTGAATTTCAAAAAACACAAACTAAAGATAAGATGAGTTCCATCTATCAAGATCAAAGAATTGAACCATGTAATCTCAGCTCATCAATATTTTATGGTGGCCAGGACATAATTAATCATGTTCAAAGCAcacaaaatgaaagaaagaactTATTG CCCAAGAATGGTGGAGAAGATGATTTAGGTATTGCTTCAAGAGGGGATTGGTGGAaag TCGATATCATTGTCAGCACTATGCTTTAG